In Naumovozyma dairenensis CBS 421 chromosome 2, complete genome, the following are encoded in one genomic region:
- the NDAI0B03080 gene encoding C2H2-type zinc finger protein (similar to Saccharomyces cerevisiae YPR013C; ancestral locus Anc_8.116): MNDNNIFHVAPETREYNQLGNLSHIGIGSYNTHILRSSPQSIRGRLSSVGEFTLNLDESLVSTIFMPSNIRNNPIGHIATSETNKGVANHALSAQTAKLDITNRNPYHHNGLSAAHSRDSKSEINQTFSNTSIDAEMKVHTKDTLYGTNSSSHTQPGLLTVPEINKNTLTNETSNEKESLLKEPFKLPTLGSNNTKKMKTESSSRKLPVLLPSMNPRGSPQENPSNRVKKLEFGISDHIHHRSAVQRSSIQQVWPRNMDPSQPQIMPNVPMPFLSQDTQLSTLIQSALNSFQYAPYGENQQNLGPSPLINEMASIFNLPVNDNQFWQRSNSLPQLHVPPTGSSNSIISHHMSVDGTQSMEDTTEPLSNDVLETERLKLMLDLSTIRRRQCPICGKIVTRVNSLQTHMLIHSGYRPYKCKWPACEKMFNVKSNMNRHYKIHLKKNWGNKKTRKELKRNDDV; encoded by the coding sequence ATGAATgacaataatatatttcatgTTGCTCCAGAAACAAGAGAATATAATCAATTGGGTAACTTAAGCCATATTGGAATCGGTAGCTATAATACGCATATTCTACGGTCTTCACCACAGTCAATAAGAGGACGATTGTCTTCTGTTGGTGAATTTACGCTTAATTTGGATGAAAGTTTAGTTTCGACTATTTTTATGCCATCGAACATAAGAAACAATCCTATAGGACATATCGCTACTTCTGAAACAAACAAGGGAGTAGCCAACCATGCATTATCTGCCCAGACTGCCAAACTTGATATCACAAATCGGAACCCATATCACCATAATGGGCTATCGGCCGCCCACAGTAGAGATTCAAAATCAGAAATTAACCAAACTTTCTCGAATACGTCAATTGATGCCGAAATGAAAGTTCATACAAAAGATACATTATATGGTACTAATAGTAGTTCTCATACACAGCCTGGACTATTAACCGTTCCTGAAATCAATAAGAATACTCTTACAAATGAAACATctaatgaaaaggaaagtCTTTTGAAAGAGCCATTCAAATTACCAACTTTAGGCTCCAATAACactaaaaaaatgaaaacagAAAGCAGCTCCCGAAAATTGCCGGTTTTACTGCCATCAATGAATCCACGGGGAAGTCCTCAAGAAAACCCATCTAACAGAGTTAAGAAACTGGAATTCGGTATTTCAGATCATATTCATCACCGCAGCGCTGTACAAAGGAGTAGTATTCAACAAGTTTGGCCACGGAATATGGATCCATCGCAGCCGCAAATAATGCCGAATGTGCCCATGCCTTTTTTGTCTCAAGATACTCAGTTATCTACTTTGATACAGAGCGCTTTAAACTCATTCCAATATGCTCCATATGGAGAAAATCAGCAAAATCTTGGACCATCTCCTCTTATTAACGAAATGGCatccattttcaatttaccTGTTAATGATAACCAATTTTGGCAACGCTCAAATTCATTACCTCAGTTACATGTACCTCCGACTGGTTCATCCAACTCCATCATCTCTCATCACATGTCAGTGGATGGTACTCAGTCAATGGAAGATACAACCGAGCCTTTATCGAATGATGTACTTGAAACAGAAAGATTGAAACTAATGCTAGACTTAAGTACTATCCGAAGGAGACAATGTCCTATTTGTGGTAAGATTGTCACCAGAGTCAATTCATTACAGACTCATATGTTAATTCATAGTGGATATCGACCATATAAGTGTAAATGGCCCGCTTGTGAGAAGATGTTCAATGTTAAAAGTAATATGAATAGACATTATAAgattcatttgaaaaaaaattggggaaacaaaaaaacccggaaagaattgaaaagaaacgATGATGTTTAG
- the NDAI0B03100 gene encoding uncharacterized protein (similar to Saccharomyces cerevisiae YPL033C; ancestral locus Anc_2.371): MFQKIMLGLLNTLYHSCWNKGPKIDIVIILGGCETKFGSKLIWSFLSLGLPVIHIDLFRNENFDLLPEYQFYPLCSFENARQEAFIFQKLYTIRGKSVTLINNFQYGISQLFCSKTNQKLITLQQCTLVNLILVMKITKFFLKKIVSVKNNFSIVNISHQLTLELPSLANNYMFSKAALNQYVDSLFSELHSLKRGDMDVKCSILYLPIILDFQLWEEWSDHINDEIIKYVIQGRTGVIKLEPIKYDYWKLRNIQNIMHQNI; encoded by the coding sequence atgtttcaaaaaataatgttgGGGCTCCTTAACACCCTTTATCATTCCTGCTGGAACAAAGGGCCAAAAATTGACATTGTTATTATCCTAGGAGGGTGCGAGACTAAATTTGGAAGCAAGCTAATATGGTCATTCCTCTCCTTAGGACTACCAGTTATCCATATAGATTTATTCAGGAAcgaaaattttgatttgcTACCAGAGTACCAATTTTATCCCTTATGCTCGTTTGAAAATGCGAGGCAGGAAGcttttatctttcaaaagttATATACAATAAGAGGAAAATCTGTCactttaataaataatttccaatatGGTATTAGTCAGTTGTTTTGTTCAAAGACTAATCAAAAGTTGATAACTTTGCAACAATGTACCCTAGTGAATCTAATTCTGGTGAtgaaaataacaaaatttTTCCTCAAGAAAATTGTTTCAGTCAAGAATAACTTTTCCATCGTAAATATTTCTCACCAATTAACATTAGAGCTTCCTTCTTTGGCAAACAATTATATGTTCAGCAAGGCAGCGTTAAATCAGTATGTAGATAGTCTATTTTCCGAGTTACATTCTCTCAAAAGAGGAGACATGGACGTCAAATGTTCCATTCTGTATCTCCCAATAATTCTCGACTTTCAACTCTGGGAAGAGTGGTCGGACCATatcaatgatgaaataataaaatatgttATTCAAGGCAGAACAGGTGTTATAAAGTTGGAACCTATAAAATACGATTACTGGAAACTCAGAAATATACAGAATATAATGcatcaaaatatatag
- the MAG1 gene encoding DNA-3-methyladenine glycosylase II (similar to Saccharomyces cerevisiae MAG1 (YER142C); ancestral locus Anc_8.184): MSHQGKVGIIYIYISICKCYVTKKKFISSTTFALEVRLKIIWHIFQTKYPRIMTKRTIAEVELEDSTIKNEDTQAETKVLKVDAKIDLPSEIPKEFALKHIEEFNKACQYIIKVDPTLLEPLLIHEAPLYLLTSEADNTLQSYFARLASVIVAQQLSGHAAKSIKKKFIEHFDNKFPTYKDLYHDLKDDDERKQILACGLSQRKMTYLDSLTTYFYENEENIRKLFDGKDNDQEIIDELVKNIKGIGPWSAKMFLITGLRRFDVFAAEDLGIARGFSKYLSDKPELVKSLISTRGVIKKSKIKHKKVNWKIYDDDIMEKCAERFAPYRSVFMFILWRMSNTHLDAVIKNENDFARGHQ; the protein is encoded by the coding sequence ATGTCCCATCAAGGTAAGGTTGgaatcatatatatatatatatctatatgtAAGTGTTATGTCACTAAAAAAAAGTTTATATCATCCACTACTTTCGCACTTGAAGTGAGACTCAAGATAATCTGGcatatatttcaaacaaAGTACCCTAGAATAATGACGAAAAGAACAATCGCTGAAGTCGAACTGGAGGACTCCACAATAAAAAACGAAGACACTCAAGCAGAAACAAAAGTCCTTAAAGTTGATGCCAAGATTGATCTTCCTTCCGAAATACCTAAAGAATTTGCTTTAAAGcatattgaagaattcaatAAGGCTTGCCAATATATAATCAAAGTCGATCCGACTTTACTTGAACCTTTATTAATTCATGAAGCTCCATTATATTTGTTAACTAGTGAAGCTGATAATACTTTACAATCCTATTTTGCAAGATTGGCAAGTGTTATAGTGGCACAACAATTAAGTGGTCATGCTGCCAAAAgtatcaagaaaaaatttattgaacattttgataataaattcccCACGTATAAGGATTTATATCATGACttaaaagatgatgatgaaaggAAACAAATATTAGCGTGTGGGTTAAGTCAACGGAAAATGACATATCTGGATTCTTTGACTACTTATTTTTATGAgaatgaagaaaacataAGGAAGTTATTTGACGGAAAGGATAACgatcaagaaattattgatgaattagtgaagaatattaaaGGTATTGGTCCCTGGTCAGCTAAAATGTTTTTAATTACAGGGTTAAGACGTTTTGATGTATTTGCTGCTGAGGATCTAGGTATAGCAAGAGGATTTTCCAAATATCTGTCTGATAAACCTGAGTTGGTAAAATCGCTAATAAGTACAAGAGGTGTTATTAAGaaaagtaaaataaaacaCAAGAAAGttaattggaaaatatatgACGATGATATAATGGAAAAGTGCGCAGAAAGATTTGCGCCTTACAGATCAGTATTCATGTTCATATTATGGCGTATGTCGAATACACATTTAGATGCTGTTatcaaaaatgaaaatgattttgCCAGAGGCCATCAATAG
- the COX15 gene encoding Cox15p (similar to Saccharomyces cerevisiae COX15 (YER141W); ancestral locus Anc_8.183) — translation MLFRNLLLGSRTKVLAKSASPVNVYKQLTKRTICSTNVKSLRFDLNQKSMLMKTSPFTKTIPRSFSLSSKFSNPTTIAANATATTTPVVSEESLKTAKSVAYWLIGTSGLVFGIVILGGLTRLTESGLSITEWKPVAGTLPPLNQKQWEEEFEKYKESPEFKQLNSHINLDEFKFIFFMEWVHRLWGRAIGAVFILPAAYFAVSGKTSRHVNKRLLGLTGLLALQGFLGWWMVKSGLDQEQLTERNSKPTVSQYRLTTHLGAAFFLYMGMLWTGFEILRERKWIKDPAEALKLFKKLDNGSMGPLRKISLGLLFVSFVTAMSGGMVAGLDAGWIYNTWPKMGEQWLPPSRELMDDNFARREDKKDLWWRNLLENPTTVQLVHRTFAYTSFAAVLAAHMYCIKLKHIIPKNANTTMHALMGVVTFQVGLGIFTLLWLVPIPLASLHQGGALALVTTSLIFAVQLRKPRMPIRNLINSLYIQKLQPSSKILNEAAKFSNKAL, via the coding sequence atgCTTTTCAGGAATCTGTTACTTGGTTCAAGGACCAAAGTATTGGCCAAATCGGCAAGTCCGGTCAATGTCTATAAACAACTTACGAAAAGAACAATCTGTTCTACCAACGTGAAATCTTTGAGATTTGATCTAAATCAGAAATCAATGTTAATGAAAACATCTCCATTCACCAAGACCATTCCCCGTTCGTTTTCTTTGTCttctaaattttcaaatcctACTACAATCGCTGCTAACGCCACCGCCACCACCACACCAGTCGTCTCTGAAGAATCATTAAAGACAGCTAAATCAGTCGCATATTGGTTAATTGGTACATCAGGTTTAGTCTTTGGTATCGTCATCCTAGGTGGGTTAACCAGATTAACTGAATCCGGGTTAAGTATCACTGAATGGAAACCTGTTGCTGGCACATTACCACCAttgaatcaaaaacaatgggaagaagaatttgaaaaatataaggAATCACCTGAatttaaacaattaaacTCTCATATCAATTTGgatgaattcaaattcattttcttcatggAATGGGTTCATAGATTATGGGGTCGTGCTATTGGTGCCGTGTTTATCTTACCAGCTGCTTATTTCGCTGTCTCTGGGAAAACTTCTCGTCATGTTAATAAAAGGTTACTTGGTTTAACTGGTCTATTGGCATTGCAAGGATTCCTTGGTTGGTGGATGGTTAAATCAGGGTTAGATCAAGAACAATTGACtgaaagaaattcaaaaccGACTGTGTCACAATATAGATTGACTACTCATTTGGGTGCTGCTTTCTTTTTGTATATGGGTATGTTATGGACTGGGTTTGAAATCTTGAGAGAACGTAAATGGATTAAAGATCCTGCTGAAGCtttgaaacttttcaagaaattggaTAATGGGTCCATGGGTCCATTAAGGAAAATTTCCCTGGggttattatttgtaaGTTTCGTTACTGCTATGAGTGGTGGTATGGTAGCAGGTTTAGATGCGGGTTGGATTTATAACACATGGCCAAAAATGGGTGAACAATGGCTCCCACCTTCCCGTGAACTAATGGACGACAATTTCGCTCGTAGAGAAGATAAGAAGGATCTATGGTGGAGAAACTTATTGGAAAATCCAACTACGGTCCAACTAGTTCATAGAACATTCGCATATACTAGTTTTGCTGCCGTGCTAGCTGCCCATATGTACTGTATTAAATTGAAGCATATCATTCCAAAAAATGCAAATACGACTATGCATGCCTTGATGGGTGTTGTTACATTCCAAGTCGGTTTAGGAATTTTTACTCTATTGTGGTTAGTACCAATCCCATTGGCTTCACTACATCAAGGTGGGGCGTTGGCTTTAGTGAcaacttctttaatttttgcTGTGCAATTAAGAAAGCCAAGAATGCCAATTAGAAACTTGATTAACAGTTTATACATCCAAAAATTGCAACCAAGTAGCAAGATTCTCAATGAGGCAGCTAAATTCTCTAACAAGGCATTGTAA
- the NDAI0B03060 gene encoding sugar porter family MFS transporter, producing MKGFLHFKTNRKDKDGTNNSENNSKKKKKNANSMSDPNNKYTDPLTMPLTDTYDFNKDMELDMMMDDYLYDDEDRDRIPRINQLPRKPLKEYVVANLLCLCVAFGGFMTGWDTGTISGFVVQTDFIRRFGHLDTAVNTYVLSRVRLGLLVSIVNIGCAIGGIVLSKAGDVYGRRKGLTIVTMVYMVGIIIQISAVNKWYQYFIGRIIAGFGIGGIAVFCPILISEISPKYYRGTCVSFYQLMITAGIFVGYCTNFGTKKYTNSVQWRVPLGLSFAWSLFYMILVLTVVPESPRYLCENNQVQKAKESIARSNRVSPDDPAVQTEMDFIMVSVESEKLAGNAAWGELFSKRSTVFQRVIMGIMIQMLQQLTGNNYFFYYGTIIFKSVGLEDSFQTSIIIGVVNFASTFVALYTVDRIGRRSMLLWGCLTMISCMVIYSSVGVTRLYPNSATSPSKGAGACMICFTCFYIFCYAISWAPIAWVIVSESFPLRVRSKCMALACASNWIWGFLISFFTPFITGAINFYYGYVFTGCIVFSFFYVFFFIPETKGLSLEEIQELWEERVLPWKSTAWIPPSKRTVDYDIEALAIHDGPWYKAFF from the coding sequence ATGAAAGGTTTCTTACATTTCAAAACGAACAGAAAAGACAAAGATGGAACCAATAATAGCGAAAATAATagcaagaaaaagaaaaagaacgCAAATTCCATGTCAGACCCAAACAACAAATACACAGATCCATTAACGATGCCCCTAACGGATACATACGACTTCAATAAAGACATGGAATTAGATATGATGATGGATGACTACCTATacgatgatgaagatcGTGATCGAATACCGAGAATAAACCAACTACCAAGGAAACCATTGAAAGAATACGTAGTAGCGAACCTTCTATGTCTTTGTGTGGCATTTGGTGGGTTCATGACTGGTTGGGATACAGGTACCATTTCAGGGTTTGTTGTACAGACCGATTTCATTAGAAGGTTTGGACATTTAGATACAGCGGTTAACACATACGTATTGTCAAGAGTTAGGTTGGGGTTGTTGGTTTCCATTGTGAATATTGGATGTGCCATTGGTGGGATTGTATTATCTAAAGCAGGTGATGTGTATGGAAGAAGGAAGGGACTTACTATTGTTACCATGGTTTATATGGTGGGAATCATTATACAAATATCAGCTGTGAATAAATGGtatcaatattttattgGTAGAATTATAGCAGGGTTTGGAATTGGTGGGATTGCTGTATTTTGTCCCATATTGATATCTGAAATTTCACCAAAATATTATAGAGGTACTTGTGTTTcattttatcaattgatGATCACCGCGGGTATCTTCGTTGGGTATTGTACTAATTTTGGtacaaagaaatatacTAATTCCGTTCAATGGAGAGTACCCTTAGGATTAAGTTTTGCATGGTCTCTATTTTATATGATATTAGTGTTAACAGTTGTACCAGAATCTCCACGTTATTTATGTGAAAATAATCAAGTACAAAAGGCAAAAGAATCTATAGCAAGATCAAATAGAGTTTCTCCAGATGATCCAGCTGTACAAACTGAAATGGATTTCATCATGGTCAGTGTAGAATCTGAAAAACTGGCTGGGAATGCCGCTTGGGGAGAGTTATTCTCTAAGAGAAGTACTGTTTTCCAAAGAGTTATAATGGGGATTATGATACAAATGTTACAACAATTGACtggtaataattatttcttctattaTGGTAcgattattttcaaatcagtCGGTTTAGAAGATTCTTTTCAGACCTCGATCATTATTGGTGTAGTCAACTTTGCTTCCACTTTCGTCGCATTATACACAGTTGATAGAATTGGCCGTAGATCCATGTTATTATGGGGGTGTTTGACTATGATTAGTTGTATGGTCATTTATTCATCGGTCGGAGTTACAAGATTATATCCAAATAGTGCAACTTCCCCATCCAAAGGAGCAGGTGCTTGTATGATTTGCTTCACATGTTTCTATATTTTCTGTTACGCTATAAGTTGGGCCCCAATTGCTTGGGTTATTGTTTCCGAATCATTCCCATTGAGAGTTAGATCTAAATGTATGGCTTTAGCATGTGCCTCAAATTGGATTTGGGGGTTCTTAATCAGTTTTTTCACTCCATTCATTACTGGGGCAATTAATTTCTATTACGGTTACGTGTTTACCGGATGTATAgtattttcattcttttatgttttcttcttcattccAGAAACTAAAGGTTTAAGTTTAgaagaaattcaagaattatGGGAAGAAAGAGTACTGCCGTGGAAATCAACCGCTTGGATACCGCCATCAAAGAGAACAGTAGATTATGATATAGAAGCATTGGCTATACATGACGGACCTTGGTATAAGGCATTCTTTTAA
- the HAA1 gene encoding Haa1p (similar to Saccharomyces cerevisiae CUP2 (YGL166W) and HAA1 (YPR008W); ancestral locus Anc_8.106), giving the protein MVLINGVKYACERCIRGHRVTTCNHTDQPLMMIKPKGRPSTTCAYCKELRKNKNGNIPGSCTCGRQEKKRLAQKAKEEARAKAKEQLLSGKCTCNTKPNEVCTYHHTLNATGNKYTRQQKKLMSSSSIDIRTLDTNTPTMEIHQMKNNHSKANRSHARSNRPKFERAPSSASLDANFVLAHGHHYKKNHNGNNNTNNNTGGPLSDNASVISSSYLDSEIGSGKISKDYHHVPSLASLSSLHSQQSLEHNFSLPQSPPLSNLNFNFITGNSTNNSNHHSRHTTTANNWDNASINSANSSNLIQRVANINTANNIQKFQSTNNNSNSRIINSIDENGNNNNNSNTNNDNATQGRMRAGEVVVPLEEYVPSDINGVGKITDKNLLLEDWDPYSIQCSNLNLNLNRNQYDNVTATTTKTNLNELDTSTLNGLDLNNGNMDTNSSQHGLLDMFPDSSTISTLSRANLLLQERNDGLLSINNSTDPSSNNRDIRKQTRNNINMSREFSNSNYTNNNVLHGNINDNGNGNGIHHSSGTSRSRSWRTQQKNVSPQQAKSNLNMNMNMNTNNNSSALRNVEVLSITPSFMDIPESGGPISPTPSISQMNMANTNNDENIRHILSSTSLSSSKQRSFSIDRNHRYTSPSALMGGKSTTSPTTINPSIVSTIDDQISLNSIQSFPNSTVNDMVDVSTNTDYSNTFQSQPSQPQQQSSQQGQYPLQIPLSGFQFDTIPKTDIISPGSNFIQFNESPNNKNNNNNNPNFQNVNNTNLDESGNINFEDTFVFKKDSETAKRTNSNSPLKNSNNNSNNNSDLNTNLNLNPDATNMLRNNEMMILNDINGGIREADLNINNNVDKNLVETNVNGGSNSSPISSIQTASPPSQLLTEHGFQELDNFMSTL; this is encoded by the coding sequence ATGGTACTGATAAACGGCGTGAAGTATGCTTGTGAAAGATGCATTAGAGGCCATAGAGTTACCACATGTAATCATACAGACCAACCATTAATGATGATCAAACCTAAAGGTAGACCATCTACAACCTGTGCATATTGTAAAGAGTTaaggaaaaacaaaaatggGAATATCCCTGGTTCATGTACGTGTGGTAGGCAGGAGAAAAAACGACTGGCTCAGAAGGCAAAGGAGGAAGCAAGAGCTAAGGCAAAGGAACAATTATTGTCAGGTAAATGTACTTGTAATACTAAACCTAATGAAGTTTGTACATATCATCATACTTTGAATGCAACTGGTAACAAGTATACACGACAacagaaaaaattaatgtcttcttcatctatTGATATCCGTACTTTAGATACTAATACACCAACGATGGAAATCcatcaaatgaaaaataatcacAGTAAAGCTAATAGATCACATGCAAGAAGTAATAGAccaaaatttgaaagagcGCCTTCTTCAGCATCATTGGATGCAAATTTCGTATTAGCACATGGTCAccattataaaaaaaatcataacggcaacaacaataccaataataatacaggTGGTCCATTATCTGATAATGCGAGTGTAATATCATCAAGTTATTTGGATTCAGAAATCGGTTCAGGGAAAATTTCAAAGGATTATCATCATGTACCTTCTTTGgcatctttatcatcattacaTTCACAACAATCGTTAGAACATAATTTTTCGCTACCTCAAAGTCCAcctttatcaaatttaaattttaatttcataacGGGGAATAGtactaataatagtaaCCATCATTCTCGTCATACTACTACCGCAAATAATTGGGATAATGCTTCTATTAATTCCGCGAATTCAAGTAACCTGATACAGAGGGTAGCTAATATTAACACTGCCAATAATATACAGAAATTCCAATCcaccaacaacaatagtaatagtaggataataaattccatagatgaaaatggtaataataataacaacagCAACACTAATAACGATAACGCCACCCAGGGAAGAATGAGAGCAGGAGAAGTAGTGGTCCCTCTTGAAGAATACGTTCCTTCTGACATCAATGGTGTGGGTAAAATTACtgataaaaatttattattggaaGATTGGGATCCATATTCAATACAATGTTCcaatttaaatttgaatttaaatcGAAATCAATATGATAATGTTACAGCTACCACCACTAAAACAAATCTCAATGAACTCGATACATCTACGTTGAATGGACTCGATCtaaataatggtaatatgGATACAAACTCGAGTCAACATGGATTATTAGATATGTTCCCTGACTCTTCAACAATATCAACTTTATCCAGAGCAAActtattattacaagaaagaaatgatgGATTATTAAGTATCAATAATAGCACGGATCCATCATCCAATAATCGAGatataagaaaacaaacgaggaataatattaatatgtCAAGAGAGTTTTCGAATAGTAATTATACGAATAATAACGTATTACATGGTAATATCaatgataatggtaatggAAATGGTATACACCATTCTTCAGGCACGTCGAGATCAAGATCATGGAGGACACAGCAGAAAAATGTATCGCCGCAACAAGCCAAGAGTAATTTAAATATGAACATGAACATGAAtacgaataataatagtagtgCTTTGCGTAATGTAGAAGTATTATCCATTACACCAAGTTTCATGGATATTCCTGAAAGCGGGGGTCCGATTTCACCAACTCCTAGTATATCACAAATGAATATGGCAAATACTaacaatgatgaaaatattagacATATTCTATCATCGAcatctttatcttcttccAAACAACGATCGTTCAGTATTGATAGAAATCATAGATATACTTCACCATCTGCACTAATGGGTGGTAAAAGTACTACATCCCCAACCACGATTAATCCTTCCATTGTGTCTACTATAGATGATCAAATTagtttaaattcaattcagTCATTCCCAAACTCAACTGTCAATGATATGGTTGATGTCTCAACTAATACTGATTATAGCAACACGTTTCAGTCACAACCATCAcaaccacaacaacaatcatCGCAACAGGGGCAATATCCATTACAAATACCATTATCGGGCTTCCAATTTGATACAATACCGAAAACTGATATAATATCTCCAGGATcaaatttcattcaatttaatGAAAGTCCAAACAATAagaataacaataataataatcccaattttcaaaatgttaATAACACTAACTTGGATGAATCTGGTAATATTAATTTCGAAGACACGTTTGTGTTCAAAAAGGACAGTGAAACGGCAAAGCGAACTAATAGTAATTCTCCTTTGAAGAATAGCAACAATAATAGCAACAATAATAGCGACCTAAATACGAATCTGAATTTAAATCCCGATGCAACTAACATGCTGAGGAACAATgagatgatgattttgaatgATATAAACGGTGGTATACGAGAAGCAGACcttaatattaataacaatgtAGATAAGAATCTGGTTGAGACTAATGTTAACGGAGGGTCAAATTCTTCACCTATAAGTAGTATTCAAACTGCATCACCACCAAGTCAATTGTTAACAGAACATGGATTCCAAGAATTAGATAACTTTATGTCTACATTATGA
- the NDAI0B03090 gene encoding uncharacterized protein (similar to Saccharomyces cerevisiae YPL034W; ancestral locus Anc_2.378), whose amino-acid sequence MKKTHREQKSWNSPDTILVKIGMTTKKNVALRLQEWEKTCQHPVINLSPERVRNLLSGREEFMNNDKSDVKTLTKWMKKLSLHKKDSKKVKISAEGPIKRQPEILQTYKYGGFFHDGTGHTSLQEIENSIHRLLWKQYGKGLVYCYGCDPTGQRRHTEWFNIPIQKLPYVLHTIDSFCLSQNEMVNR is encoded by the coding sequence ATGAAAAAAACCCATCGAGAACAAAAAAGTTGGAATAGCCCAGATACGATTCTGGTGAAAATTGGGATGACTACGAAGAAAAATGTAGCATTGCGACTGCAAGAATGGGAGAAAACCTGTCAGCATCCTGTTATTAATTTGTCTCCAGAAAGAGTCAGAAACTTACTAAGTGGTCGGGAAGAATTCatgaataatgataaatctgACGTCAAGACACTGACAAAATGGATGAAGAAACTGTCTTTACATAAAAAAGACTCTAAGAAAGTGAAAATATCTGCTGAAGGACCAATAAAACGACAGCCAGAAATTTTGCaaacatataaatatgGTGGGTTTTTCCACGACGGGACAGGGCATACGTCCTTACAGGAAATTGAGAATTCCATTCACAGGTTGTTATGGAAACAATATGGGAAAGGACTCGTTTATTGCTATGGATGTGATCCAACTGGGCAAAGGAGACATACTGAATGGTTCaatattccaattcaaaaaCTCCCTTATGTGCTACATACGATCGAttcattttgtttatcACAAAACGAAATGGTTAATCGGTAA